GTCAGTCGCGATCGGCGAGAGTGATCTCGAGACCGCCGACCAGGTCTGCGCACAGGTTGTAGATGAACGAGCCGATGGTCGCGAGGGCCGTGAACAGCACCATGTTGATCAGGCCGATCACCGCCGAGTAGCCGAACACCTGACCGGCCGTGACCAACCCCTCGGTGCCGCCGTCCGCGACGATGTCGGTGAACGCGTTGTTCAAGCGTTCCCACACACCCATGCCGTCGAGGACGACGTACAGGAGCCCGACCGCCACCATCCACACGAAGAACAGCGACACCGAGATGACCGACGAGATCTTGAGCATCGACCACGGATCGATCCGGCGCAGCTGCACCGCTGCCCGCAGCGACTCACCCTCGGCGATCCGCTGCGGCGCCACCGCGACGGCCGCCTTCGCCGGGGCCGGAGCCGCCGCCGGAGTGGGATGCTTGGCCTCGGACAGATCCGGCATATCCGTCGGCAGGGACTTGCGGCTGATGTGCCGTGTCGGCCCGTCGATGGCTTCGGTCTTCGCCTTGGCCGCCTCCCGCGCCCCGGGAGCGGCGGTGCCGGTCACCACAGGCTTCGCCTGCTGCGGAGCCTGACCCTTGGCGCCCTGCGGCGCCGCGGGCCCCTTCGGCTGCTGCCCCTGCTGACCGTTGGCCGGCTGACCCGGGCGCTTGAGGTTGGTCTGCGGCTCACGCTGCACCCCGCGCTGCCACGGCGGCTGCGGTGTGCCACGATCCGCCGCCGGCTTGCCCGGTGCCCCCTGGACTCCCCGGGCAGACGCGGCGGGTGCCGCCTCCGTGGGAGCGTCCGGCTTCGGTGTGCTCGCCTCGGCCGGGGCCGACGCCGCGGGACGCGGCGGCGGGCTCTGCTGCGCGGGCTTGTCCGCAGCCGAGGGCTTGGGACCCGGAGCCGGGGCCTGCTTACCCGGGGCCCCCGGGGCGGCGGGCTTCTGCCCTGGAGCCGGGGTCTGGGCGGGCCGCGTCGCCGACGGATCGGCACTCTCCGGAGCGCCTCCCTGAGGCCGCGCGGCGGGCGGGCGACCACGGTCGGGCGCCGTCGTGGGCGGCTTGGGCGGCCCCGCCGGACCCGGTCGCCCGCCCTGCGGAGGTTGCCCCTTGGGGTTCGCGTTCCCGGCGGATCCCTGCTGCGCCGGCCCCTGCTGAGGTTTCGGCGGCGGCCCGGGCCGGCTCCCCTGCTGGGGAGCCGGAGCCCCGTTCCCCTGGGCCGGAGCCTTCTGGGGCGGCGTCGAACTCGCAGAACCGTTGGTCTGCTTGTCACTGCCGGGCTGGTGGGGAGTGCTCACTTAGGACTCCTTAGCTCCTGGTGCGGCGCCGTCGGCGGGCTCTTCGGGTTCGTCGGCATTGCGCGCGATCGCAAGCAGCGTTGCACCCTCGCCCAGGTTCATCAAGCGAACGCCCTTCGTCTGCCGCCCGGCCCGACGCACCTGCTTGGCACCGGTCCGGATCACTCCACCACCCGAGGTGATCGCGTACAACTCGTCGTCGTCGTCGACGATGAGAGCTCCGACCAGGGTGCCACGTTTCGGGTCGTACTGGATGGTGAGCACGCCCTTTCCGCCACGTCCCTGGGCGGCGTAATCCTCGATCGGTGTGCGCTTGGCATACCCGCCCGACGTCGCGACCAGCAGGTACGTGCCTTCCCGGACGACGTTGAGGGACAGCAGCAGATCGTCCTCGTTGAACCGCATGCCCTGCACCCCGGACGTGGCGCGCCCCATCGGCCGCAGCACGTCGTCGGTGGCCGAGAACCGGATCGACTGGCCCTTCGCCGAGACCAACAGCAGATCGTCGTCCGACGAGCACAGGACGGCGCCGACCAGCTCGTCCTCGCCGCGCAGGTTGATCGCGACGATGCCGCCGGAGCGGTTCGAGTCGAAGTCGGTGAGCTTGGACTTCTTCACCAGGCCGTTGCGGGTGGCGAGCACCAGGTACGGCGCGTCCTCGTACGTCTTGATCCGGATGACGCTCTGGATCCGCTCGTCCGGCTGGAAGGCGAGCAGGTTCGCCACGTGCTGGCCGCGCGCGGTACGGCTGGCCTCGGGCAGCTCGTAGGCCTTGGCCCGGTAGACGCGGCCCTTGGTGGTGAAGAACAGCAGCCAGTCGTGCGTCGAGGTGACGAAGAAGTGCTTGACGATGTCGTCCTGCTTGAGGTCGGCACCCTTGACGCCCTTGCCGCCACGCTTCTGCGACCGGTACAGATCGGTCTTGGTGCGCTTGGCGTACCCGGTCTCGGTGATCGTGACGACCACGTCCTCGCGGGCGATGAGGTCCTCGTCGCTGACGTCGCCGTCCGCGGCGATGATGCGGGTGCGGCGGTCGTCGCCGTACTTCTCCACGATTTCGGCGAGCTCGTCCCGGACGATCTGCCGCTGCCGCTCTGGCTTGGCGAGAATGTCCTGGTAGTCCGCGATCTGACGTTCGATCTCGGCCAGGTCGTCGACGATCTTCTGCCGCTCCAGTGCCGCGAGCCGGCGCAGCTGCATGTCGAGAATGGCCTGCGCCTGGATCTCGTCGACCTCGAGCAGCTCCATCAGGCCGGTGCGGGCCACGTCCACCGTTGCCGACGCCCGGATCAGGGCGATGACCTCGTCGAGCGCATCGAGCGCCTTGACCAGTCCGCGCAGGATGTGGGCGCGCTCCTCCGCCTTGCGGAGCAGGTACTCGGTGCGCCTGCGGATGACCTCGATCTGATGGTTGACGTACAACCGGATCATCTGGTCGAGGCGCAGCGTGCGCGGAACGCCGTCGACGATCGACAGCATGTTGGCACCGAAGCTGGTCTGCAGCTGCGTGTGCTTGTAGAGGTTGTTGAGCACCACCTTCGCGATCGCGTCACGCTTGACGGTGACGACGATCCGCATAC
This genomic interval from Rhodococcus triatomae contains the following:
- a CDS encoding DUF3566 domain-containing protein, translating into MSTPHQPGSDKQTNGSASSTPPQKAPAQGNGAPAPQQGSRPGPPPKPQQGPAQQGSAGNANPKGQPPQGGRPGPAGPPKPPTTAPDRGRPPAARPQGGAPESADPSATRPAQTPAPGQKPAAPGAPGKQAPAPGPKPSAADKPAQQSPPPRPAASAPAEASTPKPDAPTEAAPAASARGVQGAPGKPAADRGTPQPPWQRGVQREPQTNLKRPGQPANGQQGQQPKGPAAPQGAKGQAPQQAKPVVTGTAAPGAREAAKAKTEAIDGPTRHISRKSLPTDMPDLSEAKHPTPAAAPAPAKAAVAVAPQRIAEGESLRAAVQLRRIDPWSMLKISSVISVSLFFVWMVAVGLLYVVLDGMGVWERLNNAFTDIVADGGTEGLVTAGQVFGYSAVIGLINMVLFTALATIGSFIYNLCADLVGGLEITLADRD
- the gyrA gene encoding DNA gyrase subunit A — protein: MTDTTLPPEGPGHDRVEPVDIQQEMQSSYIDYAMSVIVGRALPDVRDGLKPVHRRVLYAMYDNGFRPDRGYVKSARAVAETMGNYHPHGDSSIYDTLVRLAQPWSMRYPLVDGQGNFGSRGNDGAAAMRYTECRLTPLAMEMLRDIDHETVDFQPNYDGRTLEPTVLPSRIPNLLINGSGGIAVGMATNIPPHNLREVAEATYWALENYEADEESTLAAVMERVKGPDFPTHGLIVGGQGIQDAYTTGRGSVRMRGVVEIEEDAKGRTTIVVTELPYQVNPDNLITSIAEQVRDGKIGGISDIHDESSDRAGMRIVVTVKRDAIAKVVLNNLYKHTQLQTSFGANMLSIVDGVPRTLRLDQMIRLYVNHQIEVIRRRTEYLLRKAEERAHILRGLVKALDALDEVIALIRASATVDVARTGLMELLEVDEIQAQAILDMQLRRLAALERQKIVDDLAEIERQIADYQDILAKPERQRQIVRDELAEIVEKYGDDRRTRIIAADGDVSDEDLIAREDVVVTITETGYAKRTKTDLYRSQKRGGKGVKGADLKQDDIVKHFFVTSTHDWLLFFTTKGRVYRAKAYELPEASRTARGQHVANLLAFQPDERIQSVIRIKTYEDAPYLVLATRNGLVKKSKLTDFDSNRSGGIVAINLRGEDELVGAVLCSSDDDLLLVSAKGQSIRFSATDDVLRPMGRATSGVQGMRFNEDDLLLSLNVVREGTYLLVATSGGYAKRTPIEDYAAQGRGGKGVLTIQYDPKRGTLVGALIVDDDDELYAITSGGGVIRTGAKQVRRAGRQTKGVRLMNLGEGATLLAIARNADEPEEPADGAAPGAKES